One stretch of Plodia interpunctella isolate USDA-ARS_2022_Savannah chromosome 10, ilPloInte3.2, whole genome shotgun sequence DNA includes these proteins:
- the Bub3 gene encoding mitotic checkpoint protein BUB3, with protein MTVTRVAESRTEFKLKSLPEDCISSVKFAPKSNQFLLVSSWDCSVRLYDVTANVERHKYNHELPVLDVCFRDAVHSYSGGLDQTLKMYDLNASTETILGEHKGAIRCVEFANEVNTVLTGSWDGTVKMWDSRVPNCVGTYNQGNERVYTMSIVGEKFVVGTSGRKIFVWDVRNMGHVNQRRESSLKYQTRCIRVFPNKQGYVLSSIEGRVAVEYLDSNPEVQKKKYAFKCHRIKDGGLEKIYPVNAISFHSVYNTFATGGSDGYVNIWDGFNKKRLCQFHRYNTAVSSLSFSHDGSALAIACSQLDDTQVEDPKPEDTIYIRYVTDQETKPK; from the exons ATGACAGTAACGCGGGTTGCAGAATCCCGCACCGAATTCAAATTGAAGAGTCTACCGGAGGACTGCATATCAAGTGTTAAATTTGCACCGAAATCTAACCAATTCCTGTTGGTGTCATCATGGGATTGTTCTGTGAGACTGTATGATGTGACTGCGAACGTGGAACGTCACAAATACAACCATGAGCTACCTGTTCTTGATGTTTGTTTCAGG GATGCAGTACATTCTTATAGTGGAGGTCTGGACCAAACCCTCAAAATGTATGACCTGAATGCAAGTACAGAGACGATTCTCGGGGAGCACAAAGGTGCCATCCGTTGCGTGGAGTTTGCTAATGAGGTGAATACAGTGCTGACTGGCAGTTGGGACGGCACTGTCAAGATGTGGGACAGCCGAGTGCCGAATTGTGTTGGCACTTACAACCAGGGAAATGAGAGG GTATACACAATGAGTATAGTAGGCGAGAAATTTGTTGTTGGCACATCGGGGCGCAAGATTTTCGTTTGGGATGTCCGCAACATGGGCCACGTGAACCAGAGAAGGGAGTCGTCTCTGAAGTACCAGACCCGTTGCATCCGAGTGTTTCCCAACAAGCAGGGCTATGTGCTGAGTTCCATTGAAGGCCGAGTGGCCGTGGAGTACCTTGACAGCAATCCGGAAGTGCAGAAGAAGAAATACGCGTTCAAATGTCACAGAATCAAGGATGGCG gTCTAGAGAAGATCTATCCGGTGAATGCGATAAGCTTCCATTCTGTGTATAACACATTTGCAACGGGCGGATCAGATGGCTACGTCAACATCTGGGACGGGTTCAACAAGAAGAGGTTATGCCAGTTCCATAGATACAACACAGCGGTGTCTTCTCTGAGCTTCTCCCACGATGGCTCAGCGCTAGCCATCGCTTGCTCACAGCTCGACGACACACAAGTTGAAGACCCCAAACCAGAAGACACCATTTACATTAGATATGTAACTGACCAGGAAACTAAGCCAAAATGA